The DNA segment CTCGATCCCGTCGGTGATGAAGTAGAACGTGGTCCCGCCGTCCATCGCGATCGGATCGCGCGGATGGTGCGTGAGCACGAAGGTCGGCACGTGATACGGCGGGTTCTCGCCCCACCAGCCTCTCCACGAGTCGTCCGGCCACCCGCCGCGTATCGGCCCGAACATGTTCCGACCCATGATGACGGCGCCGTACCCCGACCGCCCGCGCGCGGCGTACCTTTCATCCGTGCCTTCCGAGCCGCCGCTCTCCCCTATCATCGCACGGAATGTCTTCGTGCCGAAGAGCCACTCATGTAATTCGTGTCCGCGCTTGCCGATCGGATCGTCCACGCTCTGTTCCGGCCCGGCGCCAAATCCGTCGATCGATAGGCTGAAGAGCGAGACCCGGACTACTCCCATTCGATCGTCGCCGGCGGCTTGCTCGTTATGTCGTAGACGACGCGGTTGACGCCGCCGACCTCGTTGACGATGCGCGTCGAGATCCGCTGCAGCACGTCGTAAGGTAGTCGCGACCAATCGGCCGTCATCCCGTCTTCGCTCGAGACGGCACGGATGGCGACCATGTTCGAATAGGTCCGGTAATCACCCATGACGCCGACGCTTTGCA comes from the Candidatus Eremiobacteraceae bacterium genome and includes:
- a CDS encoding dihydrofolate reductase family protein, with amino-acid sequence MGVVRVSLFSLSIDGFGAGPEQSVDDPIGKRGHELHEWLFGTKTFRAMIGESGGSEGTDERYAARGRSGYGAVIMGRNMFGPIRGGWPDDSWRGWWGENPPYHVPTFVLTHHPRDPIAMDGGTTFYFITDGIEAALDRAKAAASGRDIQIAGGVSTIRQFLQAGLIDELHFAISPVALGKGEAMFTGIDLSELGFRVVESAAGEHALHVVLSR